A genomic stretch from Ictalurus punctatus breed USDA103 chromosome 2, Coco_2.0, whole genome shotgun sequence includes:
- the dnmt3aa gene encoding DNA (cytosine-5-)-methyltransferase 3 alpha a isoform X6 translates to MVDSCESLKEGVAGVKEAECNGENENGVSPGALQGHDSSSDSSHQNGSDKADQEESSAPSTPRKKRGRRKLEHPEKHVEEDGSSSDTSRGEGDSGRVRTREGRDISLRRRPVPRITFQAGDPFHMSKREREELIAHWKKEEEEKKAHRTPLMNDTMADQSEDDAQRNEEQPAVSSVPTTPGTPPPQQQHTDPASPTVATTPEPASVPVACGNKELHKSAEAEQEYDDGRGFGIGELIWGKLRGFSWWPGRIVSWWMTSRSRAAEGTRWVMWFGDGKFSVVCVEKLLPLSSFSTAFHQPTYSKQPMYRKAIYEVLQTASTRAGKPFPVCMSTDDSETGKSVEHQTREMIEWASGGFMPTGAKGLEPPPAERNPYTEVYPEMWVEPEAAAYTAPAKKPRKNSLEKPKIKEIIDEGTRERLVYEVRQKCRNIEDMCISCGSLNVSLEHPLFIGAMCQSCKNCFLECAYQYDDDGYQSYCTICCGGREVLMCGNNNCCRCFCVECVDLLVGTGSAQAAIKEDPWNCYMCSSKGVFGMLRRRDDWTSRLQLFFANNHDQDFVSHAIPKHCSTCVHQEPPKIYTPVAAEKRQPIRVLSLFDGIATGLLVLRDLGIQVERYVASEVCEDSITVGMVRHQGRIMYVGDVRNVTHKHIQEWGPFDLVIGGSPCNDLSIVNPARKGLFEGTGRLFFEFYRLLHDARPKEGDERPFFWLFENVVAMGVSDKRDISRFLECNPVMIDAKEVSAAHRARYFWGNLPGMNRPLSAMQNDRLDLQDCLEHGRTAKFDKLRTITTRSNSIKQGKDQHFPVYMNNKEDILWCTEMERYAWIERVFGFPVHYTDVSNMSRLARQRLLGRSWSVPVIRHLFAPLKEYFACY, encoded by the exons GTGGACAGCTGTGAGTCTCTGAAAGAGGGCGTGGCCGGTGTGAAGGAGGCGGAGTGTAACGGTGAGAACGAGAACGGGGTTTCCCCAGGTGCTCTGCAGGGGCACGACTCTTCGTCTGACTCCTCGCATCAGAACGGCTCGGACAAGGCCGATCAGGAGGAAAGCTCCGCCCCCTCCACGCCACGGAAGAAGCGTGGGCGACGGAAACTCGAGCACCCTGAGAAAC atgtgGAGGAGGACGGCAGCAGCAGTGATACCAGTAGAGGAGAG ggcgaCAGTGGACGTGTGCGGACTCGTGAGGGCAGAGACATCAGCCTCCGGCGCAGACCTGTACCTCGAATCACCTTCCAGGCAGGAGACCCTTTTCacatgagcaagagagagagagaagagctgATCGCCCACTGGAAAAAAGAGGAG GAAGAGAAGAAGGCTCATCGGACGCCGCTCATGAACGACACCATGGCTGACCAATCGGAAGATGACGCTCAGAGAAACGAAGAGCAGCCGGCGGTCAGCAGTGTCCCAACCACTCCTGGGACTCCGCCCCCCCAGCAGCAGCACACGGACCCTGCTTCGCCGACGGTCGCCACGACGCCAGAGCCCGCCTCTGTCCCTGTCGCCTGCGGTAACAAAGAGCTGCACAAGTCGGCGGAGGCGGAGCAAGAGTACGAC GATGGGCGTGGCTTCGGGATCGGCGAGCTGATCTGGGGGAAGCTGCGCGGGTTCTCCTGGTGGCCCGGACGCATCGTGTCCTGGTGGATGACGTCACGCAGTCGAGCCGCAGAGGGAACCCGATGGGTCATGTGGTTCGGAGACGGGAAATTCTCGGTG GTGTGCGTGGAGAAACTGTTGCCTTTGAGTTCATTTTCAACTGCCTTTCATCAGCCTACCTACAGCAAACAGCCCATGTACAGGAAAGCTATCTACGAGGTGCTACAA acggCCAGTACACGGGCGGGGAAGCCGTTCCCAGTGTGCATGTCGACTGATGACTCTGAAACGGGGAAGAGTGTGGAGCATCAGACCAGAGAGATGATCGAGTGGGCGAGTGGAGGATTTATGCCTACTGGGGCCAAGGGCCTGGAGCCACCACCTG ccgAGCGGAATCCCTACACTGAGGTGTACCCTGAAATGTGGGTGGAGCCAGAAGCTGCAGCGTACACAGCTCCTGCCAAGAAGCCCAGGAAGAACAGTTTGGAGAAACCTAAAATTAAAGAGATTATAGATGAAGGGACCAGAG AGAGGCTGGTGTACGAGGTCCGTCAAAAGTGCAGGAATATCGAAG ATATGTGTATATCCTGTGGAAGTCTGAACGTGTCACTCGAACATCCGCTCTTCATCGGAGCAATGTGCCAGAGCTGCaag AACTGCTTCCTGGAGTGCGCGTATCAGTACGACGATGACGGCTACCAGTCCTACTGCACCATCTGCTGTGGGGGCAGAGAGGTGCTTATGTGTGGGAACAACAactgctgcag gtgcttCTGCGTGGAGTGTGTAGATCTCCTGGTTGGTACCGGTTCAGCACAGGCTGCTATAAAGGAGGACCCATGGAACTGCTACATGTGTAGCAGTAAGGGTGTGTTTGGAATGCTCCGGCGCAGAGACGACTGGACATCGCGCCTCCAGCTGTTTTTCGCCAACAACCACGACCAGGACTTCGTGAGTCATGCCATCCCAAAACACTGTAGCACGTGTGTCCATCAG gaacCTCCTAAGATCTACACGCCTGTAGCAGCAGAGAAAAGGCAGCCGATCAGAGTGCTCTCTCTGTTCGATGGCATTGCTACAG GTCTGTTGGTGCTAAGGGACCTGGGCATACAGGTAGAGCGCTATGTGGCGTCCGAGGTGTGTGAGGACTCCATTACAGTGGGGATGGTGAGGCACCAGGGCCGGATCATGTACGTGGGTGACGTCCGCAACGTCACGCATAAACAC attCAAGAGTGGGGTCCATTTGATCTGGTGATAGGTGGGAGCCCCTGCAATGATCTCTCCATCGTCAACCCAGCCAGGAAAGGACTCTTTG agGGCACCGGGCGACTGTTTTTCGAGTTTTACCGCCTGCTACACGACGCCCGTCCGAAAGAAGGAGACGAGCGGCCGTTCTTCTGGCTCTTCGAGAACGTCGTGGCCATGGGAGTTAGCGACAAGAGAGACATCTCACGCTTCCTCGag TGCAACCCAGTGATGATCGATGCCAAGGAGGTGTCTGCTGCCCACCGCGCCCGCTACTTCTGGGGCAACCTGCCTGGCATGAACAG ACCGTTAAGCGCCATGCAGAACGACAGGCTCGACCTGCAGGACTGTCTGGAACATGGACGCACAGCCAAG TTCGATAAGCTGAGAACCATCACCACTCGCTCCAACTCCATCAAGCAGGGCAAAGACCAGCACTTCCCCGTCTACATGAATAACAAGGAGGACATCCTCTGGTGCACGGAGATGGAAAGGTATGCATGGATAGAAAG